The DNA region TGCCATTGTCCGTCACCAGGACAGAAGTAGTATGGGAAACCACGGGACTCACGTCACGGGGATTGCAGCAGGCAATGGACGACCTGGCAATACTTACGTCGGTGTCGCACCGGAAGCAGACATGATTGTGGTGGCTACCCAATGGACGGATGCCTCTATCCTCACGGGGGCCAGCTACATCTTTGATAAAGCCACCGAACTGAATCGCCCTGTCGTGATCAATATGAGCCTGGGTGGACACAGTGGCCCCCACGATGGTACCAGTACCTTTGACACGGGGCTGGATCAGTTGCTGGGAAGATCCGGACGAGCGATCGTCGTTTCAGCCGGAAATGAAGGCAGTGACAACATTTATGTCACCGGTAGTGTTAGAGGAGGAGGACAGGCAACAATCCGACTGAATGTTCCTCAACGGGATCTTCAGGATAACTATGTTGAAATCTGGTATTCTGGGGCCGCTAAAGTAGGCATCACTGTCACCCCACCAAATGGTACCGCCAGCGCAGTCATCCTGGCTGACACTAACGATTTTCGGACGCTCAACTTTGCCAATGGTAACCGCGTCTGGGTCATCAATACCAAAAATTCGATTAACCAGGATTACCAGATCCTGCTGGTGCAACAGCGAGGAACCGCTCAGTCAATTCAAGCGGGAGTCTGGACATTGACCCTGAGAAACACCTCATCTGTAGATGCCCGCTTTGATGCCTGGATTGTCACCGGAGGGAATGAAGTCTCCCCCACCTTTGAAGGTGCCCAGCGGCAGGGAACAGTTGGCACTCCGGGTACGGGTAAAGGGGTAATCACCGTTGGCTCTTATGTCACCAAGTTGGGCGGTAGTTCGACCACTCAGGGACAAATTTCCGTGTTTTCCAGTGCTGGCCCCACTCGCGATGGCCGCTTAAAACCAGAAATTTCAGGGCCAGGGGAAATTATTGTCGCTCCCCAGCCCAACAACCAGTACCAGGCAAAACAGGGAACCAGTATGTCCAGCCCTCATATTGCTGGGTTAGTGGCGCTGATGTTTCAACGCAATCGCAGTTTAACCCAGGCCCAGATCAAAGATATCCTGACTAAAACCGCACGTAAGGATGCCGCTACAGGTACAGTACCAAACCAAATTTGGGGCTACGGCAAGATGGATGCTAAGGCGACTGTAGATGCTGTCATCCCGCCCCAATCAATCCCGGTGCCAGTCTACGAATTTCATGCCAGTAATGCTCAGGGTCAGTACCGCTTCTTTTATTCCCGCAATCCCAATCCGACCGACGGCTGGGTTCGCAGTGGACGGCAGTTTCCAGCGTTTGCAGAGCAGGCCGATGGCACCGTGCCTGTCTATCGATTTTCGGCCAGTAGTCCCTGGAGGTTTCGATATTCGCGATCGAGCACCGCTGGGGGTGAAGGCTGGCACAATGACGGAATTGCCTTTTATGCCTATCCCAGTGATGGCCAGGGTCGTCGCCCTGTTTATCAGTACTCGCCAGAAAATCCATCTCCCCAAAATCCCTGGCGATTTCGCTACACAGTAGAAACGAAAGTTGCCGATCCGGGCTGGCGGAACGATGGGGTTGCGTTCTATATTCCCAATGCGTAAGGGCAGGTTTTTGTTGATGTCCAATCGCATTGCCTGGGATCCATTTTCTGTTCTAACCGAGATGTTTTACGTGTTGTCTTTTGCCTTTGCCCCCTTGCCTTCCGGCTGATTATCTAATCTCATCCAAAGGATAGGAGCCAGGTTCCTTCTATAGACGTAGACTGGACTTTATTTGGGGCGGCTGGATGCGCTTGGTTGGCCTGGTGGAGGGGGTTAAACCTCTGGTCGCCTGGTTCCTGTATTGCCTGCTATCGTTGAAAGCTCAGAACCGTGAGATCTAAACAGCAATGGTGCAAACCGTTCGTTCTCCACTTCTGCGTTATGGCATTGCGATTCTGGCCGTGGCGATCGCAATCAGTATCAAACTGCTGATTGAACCCTTCGTCCAGGTTGAAGCCCCCTTTCTGCTTCTGTTTGTCGCCATCATGGTCGCGGCTTTATTGGGGGGTAGAGTATCAGGCATTGGGGCAACGGTATTAGCGGCTGTAGCCAGCAATTACTTCTTTTTCCCCCCTCCATTCGCCTTCAACTTCAATCTGGGAGCAACGCTGCAACTGATTTTGTTTGGCCTGGAAGGTATGCTCATCACTCAGGTGATTGTAGCCCTAGCAAATACCCGCAGGCGGATTCAACTCAGTCAGGAAGCAATCCACAATGCTTATGCCGATCTGGAACAGCGAGTGCACGATCGCACCATCCAGCTTTCTGAAGCAAATCAGCAACTGCAGCAGCAAATTGCCGAACGCGAACAGATGGAACAGGCGTTGCGGGAGAGCGATCGCCGCTTTCGGGCTATTTTCAACCAGACCTTTCAGTTCATTGGCCTGATGCAACCGGATGGCACCCTGATCGAAGCCAACCAGACAGCACTCAATTTTGCTGGGTTGCACAGTCGCGATGTGATTAATCGTCCCTTCTGGGAAGCCTACTGGTGGACGATATCGGAGGAGACGCAAAATCGCTTAAGGGCCGCGATCGCGGAGGCCGCTACGGGCAAATTTGTGCGCTATGAGGACGATGTACGAGGCAAAGATGGGGCGATCGTCACGATCGACTTCTCAATCAATCCCATCAAAGATGAAACCGGGCAGGTTGTCTTGCTGATTCCCGAAGGCCGAGACATTACAGATCTGAAGCAATCTCAGCAGATTCTGCACAGTTTCTTCGATAGCGCCTCCATGATGATGGGGATTGTAGAACTGGTCGGCGATGACATTCTCCATATCATCGACAATGCTGCAGCCGGACGTTTTTGGGGAACTGATCCGGCCCACCTCAAACAACAGTTGGCCAGTGAGATCGGCACCCCCAACGATAACATTCAGATTTGGGTAAACCACTATCGGGAAGCAGAACGTTCCCGGACTCCCGTGCGGTTTGAGTATCCCCACATCACCGCAGAGGGACAGCAATTCTGGTTATCCGCCACGGTTTGCCAGATTCCTGGTCATTTTGCCGATCGCCCCCGGTTTGCCTACATTGTGGAAGACATCAGCGATCGCAAACAGGCCCAGCTTGAACTGGAAAGAACACAGGCCGCTCTCCAGGCTGCCAACGATCGACTGCGGGGCATTATTGATGGCAGTCACGATCTGATCGCCGCCCTTGACCTGGAATTTTGCTTCATTGCCCTGAACCGTTCCTATCGGCGGGAGTTTCAGCAAATCTTTGGACGGTCTGTGAATGTGGGCATGAGTCTGATAGCAACCCTGGCCCATATCCCAGATGAACAAGCGAAGGCCGTAGCCCTCTGGTCACGAGCCTTACAGGGTGAGGAGTTTACCGTCGTTCAGGAACTTGGGGATAACCGGACTCGCCAGACCTACGAAATTACCTTTAGTTCCATTCGCAATGCTCAGGGAGAGTTAATTGGTGCTTCTCACATCATGCGTAATGTGACAGAGCGGATTCGGATTGAGGAAGAAATTCGCCGATTAAATGTGGATCTGGAGCAGCGGGTACAACAACGAACCGCCCAACTGGAAGCTATCAACCGGTTACTGGAACAGGAAGTGCGCGATCGACGAGCCGCAGAGTGGGAACTGGCCAGAAGTGAACAGCAATTTCGCCTGCTCACAGAATCCATGCCCCAGATTGTCTGGACGGCCACTCCAGAAGGAACCGTCGATTACTATAACCAGCGCTGGGCAGAATATAGTGGCATTCCAGTGGAGCAGGGACAGGGATGGGGTTGGCAACCTGTTCTACATCCCGAAGATGAGCAACGCACGATGGAGGTCTGGGCGGAAGCTTTACGAACTGGAGAATTATACGAGTGTGAACATCGAGTGCGACGAGCCGATGGCCAATTTCGCTGGTTTCTCAGTCGGGGTCTGCCGCTCAAAGATAGTCAAGGAAAAATTATCAAATGGTTTGGCACAGCCACAGATATCCATGAGCAAAAGCAAGTTCAGGAGGATTTACGGGAGAGCCAGGAACGCTTCCGCCAGCTAGCAGAAACTGTGCAGGATGTCTTCTGGCTCCTGGATACCGAAAAGGAACAGATCTTGTACGTGAGTCCGGCTTATGAGGAAATCTGGGGCCGTTCGCGTGAGGATTTGTATGCTCACAAAGATGATTGGCTCCAGGCGATTCATCCCCAAGATCAGGAGCAATTGCAGACTGTTTTAAGTCAAGCGGGAAGCTGGGAAGGGTT from Leptodesmis sichuanensis A121 includes:
- a CDS encoding S8 family peptidase, which translates into the protein MPQVAALRQFVSLSTDTPTPTVEVLMQYTGDATNLSRYGFELQTQIGRVVVGTVPLARLPELEALTDVLRVEAATPIQPTLDISLPESRVTPLHTGSPAIKGAGAIVGVIDTGIDYTHPAFRKPDGTSRILAIWDQNLQPVSGEANPKGPLYNYGVEYNKANIDTALASSNPFAIVRHQDRSSMGNHGTHVTGIAAGNGRPGNTYVGVAPEADMIVVATQWTDASILTGASYIFDKATELNRPVVINMSLGGHSGPHDGTSTFDTGLDQLLGRSGRAIVVSAGNEGSDNIYVTGSVRGGGQATIRLNVPQRDLQDNYVEIWYSGAAKVGITVTPPNGTASAVILADTNDFRTLNFANGNRVWVINTKNSINQDYQILLVQQRGTAQSIQAGVWTLTLRNTSSVDARFDAWIVTGGNEVSPTFEGAQRQGTVGTPGTGKGVITVGSYVTKLGGSSTTQGQISVFSSAGPTRDGRLKPEISGPGEIIVAPQPNNQYQAKQGTSMSSPHIAGLVALMFQRNRSLTQAQIKDILTKTARKDAATGTVPNQIWGYGKMDAKATVDAVIPPQSIPVPVYEFHASNAQGQYRFFYSRNPNPTDGWVRSGRQFPAFAEQADGTVPVYRFSASSPWRFRYSRSSTAGGEGWHNDGIAFYAYPSDGQGRRPVYQYSPENPSPQNPWRFRYTVETKVADPGWRNDGVAFYIPNA
- a CDS encoding PAS domain S-box protein; protein product: MVQTVRSPLLRYGIAILAVAIAISIKLLIEPFVQVEAPFLLLFVAIMVAALLGGRVSGIGATVLAAVASNYFFFPPPFAFNFNLGATLQLILFGLEGMLITQVIVALANTRRRIQLSQEAIHNAYADLEQRVHDRTIQLSEANQQLQQQIAEREQMEQALRESDRRFRAIFNQTFQFIGLMQPDGTLIEANQTALNFAGLHSRDVINRPFWEAYWWTISEETQNRLRAAIAEAATGKFVRYEDDVRGKDGAIVTIDFSINPIKDETGQVVLLIPEGRDITDLKQSQQILHSFFDSASMMMGIVELVGDDILHIIDNAAAGRFWGTDPAHLKQQLASEIGTPNDNIQIWVNHYREAERSRTPVRFEYPHITAEGQQFWLSATVCQIPGHFADRPRFAYIVEDISDRKQAQLELERTQAALQAANDRLRGIIDGSHDLIAALDLEFCFIALNRSYRREFQQIFGRSVNVGMSLIATLAHIPDEQAKAVALWSRALQGEEFTVVQELGDNRTRQTYEITFSSIRNAQGELIGASHIMRNVTERIRIEEEIRRLNVDLEQRVQQRTAQLEAINRLLEQEVRDRRAAEWELARSEQQFRLLTESMPQIVWTATPEGTVDYYNQRWAEYSGIPVEQGQGWGWQPVLHPEDEQRTMEVWAEALRTGELYECEHRVRRADGQFRWFLSRGLPLKDSQGKIIKWFGTATDIHEQKQVQEDLRESQERFRQLAETVQDVFWLLDTEKEQILYVSPAYEEIWGRSREDLYAHKDDWLQAIHPQDQEQLQTVLSQAGSWEGFDQTYRVVRPDGSVRWIRDRGFPVYNAANQIYRIAGLAEDITERKQIEAELQTRVLQQAAIATLGQRALASTDLNQLMEETVQLTAQTLQVPYCKVLQLLPDRQHLLIQWGVGWPADLLGQATVSTDSTSHAGHTLSVQEAVVVNDLPHDPRFTGSPLLHQQGIVGGITVAIAGDPHPFGVLAVHTTRLRTFTQDDVNFLVAISNILAETIQRQQTREALQQQSIELQRANRLKDEFLATISHELRTPLNSMMGWAKLLPTRQFDAATTARAIDSISRNTQTLAQLVEDVLDMSDILTGQLKLQMAPVDLTLITEQAIASLDLAAQAKKIEINLHSTLTTETVLGDATRLQQVVWNLLSNAIKFTSSGGRVDMQLDNVECSVLGSQSEDPTQNSKLNPQNSYVRLTVTDTGKGISPEFLPFVFDRFRQEDGSITRSQGGLGLGLAIVRYLVELHGGTIQAASPGIEQGATFTVWLPIAQ